The Nitrosospira lacus genome window below encodes:
- a CDS encoding ATP-binding protein: MFSDLSQSPLSKNLQRLFLLRNIVIAAQCLTFALAYWVLEMQLPWTEMVTVAALLALLNLATWFRLRRNWPVSSVEFFAQLLIDVFALSALLYFSGGSTNPFISLYLLPLTIAAAALPWAYTWLMAAITISCYTLLLFYYVPLPHDHEEHISEFNLHVSGMWLAFVLSTVLIAWFVVKMGISIRERDKDLALAREQALRNEQIIALGTLAAGAAHELGTPLATMAIVTGELQNDYKENSEFQKSIRILRDQITHCKHTLTQLLADAGQARAEDGSGEAADYFLRQVLEKWQLMRPSVKFTYHGKGVQPAPQILNTQLLSQSILNLLNNAADASLKHIEIEANWNDHELQLEILDYGEGLIGEAAQRAGEAFFTSKAPGQGFGIGLFLANANIERFGGSVRLTNREGGACTKVILPLIRQST; encoded by the coding sequence ATGTTCAGTGATCTCAGTCAGTCGCCACTGAGCAAGAATTTGCAACGCTTGTTTCTGCTGCGGAATATCGTGATTGCCGCTCAGTGCCTGACCTTCGCCCTGGCGTACTGGGTGCTTGAGATGCAATTGCCATGGACAGAAATGGTCACGGTCGCAGCGCTGCTCGCTTTGCTGAATCTGGCAACGTGGTTTCGTCTCCGTCGTAACTGGCCGGTATCGAGCGTCGAATTTTTTGCTCAACTTTTAATTGACGTTTTCGCGTTAAGCGCCTTGCTGTATTTCAGCGGTGGTTCCACAAACCCGTTTATTTCACTTTATCTATTGCCGCTGACGATTGCCGCCGCGGCATTACCTTGGGCCTATACGTGGCTAATGGCCGCGATCACGATAAGCTGCTATACACTGCTGCTGTTTTATTATGTGCCGTTACCGCATGATCACGAAGAGCATATCAGTGAGTTTAACCTGCATGTTTCGGGTATGTGGCTGGCCTTCGTGCTCAGCACTGTATTAATCGCCTGGTTCGTTGTCAAGATGGGCATATCGATCCGCGAGCGCGACAAGGATCTGGCATTGGCGCGCGAACAGGCGTTACGCAACGAACAAATTATTGCGCTTGGAACACTGGCCGCGGGTGCGGCGCATGAACTCGGGACGCCACTGGCGACGATGGCGATCGTAACAGGAGAACTGCAAAACGACTATAAGGAAAATAGCGAATTTCAGAAAAGTATCAGGATATTGCGTGACCAGATCACGCATTGCAAACATACGCTGACGCAATTGCTGGCCGATGCCGGACAGGCACGCGCCGAAGATGGCAGCGGTGAGGCGGCGGATTATTTCCTGCGCCAGGTATTGGAGAAATGGCAATTGATGCGACCCTCGGTAAAATTTACTTATCATGGAAAGGGGGTGCAACCTGCCCCGCAAATTTTGAATACCCAATTATTGAGCCAGTCCATTTTGAATTTGCTGAATAACGCGGCCGATGCTTCATTAAAACATATTGAGATAGAAGCCAATTGGAATGATCATGAATTGCAGCTTGAAATCCTTGATTACGGCGAGGGGCTTATCGGCGAGGCCGCTCAGCGTGCGGGTGAGGCTTTCTTTACCAGCAAAGCGCCAGGGCAAGGTTTCGGGATTGGCTTATTCCTGGCAAATGCGAATATCGAGCGCTTTGGAGGCAGCGTCCGTTTGACCAATCGCGAAGGCGGCGCCTGTACCAAAGTTATATTACCTCTGATACGGCAATCAACATGA
- the nrdR gene encoding transcriptional regulator NrdR → MKCPFCNADDTSVIDSRVSEEGNRIRRRRRCLTCDKRFTTYETVELRLPQVVKQDGNRSEFNRDKLLTGFMRALHKRPVPTEYVDAAMDRIVQKLLSLGEREVPSRKIGEMVMQELYKLDKVAYIRFASVYRSFQDADDFHSAIKEAQRPQRKREIKKP, encoded by the coding sequence ATGAAATGTCCCTTCTGCAATGCGGACGATACGAGCGTGATCGACTCCCGCGTCAGCGAGGAAGGCAACAGAATACGCCGCCGCCGCCGTTGCCTCACATGCGACAAGCGTTTTACTACGTATGAAACGGTGGAATTGCGTTTGCCCCAAGTGGTAAAGCAGGACGGCAATCGCTCCGAGTTCAATCGCGATAAACTGCTTACGGGCTTCATGCGCGCTCTGCATAAGCGTCCGGTTCCTACCGAGTATGTGGATGCCGCGATGGATCGTATCGTACAAAAGCTCTTGAGCCTGGGCGAACGCGAAGTACCTTCACGCAAGATCGGTGAAATGGTGATGCAGGAACTCTACAAACTGGACAAGGTCGCCTATATCCGCTTTGCCTCGGTTTATCGAAGTTTTCAGGATGCCGATGATTTCCATAGCGCGATCAAGGAAGCGCAGAGACCGCAGCGAAAAAGAGAAATAAAAAAACCCTGA
- the ribD gene encoding bifunctional diaminohydroxyphosphoribosylaminopyrimidine deaminase/5-amino-6-(5-phosphoribosylamino)uracil reductase RibD gives MRPHMFAPADHAHMSQALQLAEKGLYGTSPNPRVGCVIVRDGRIVGSGWHERAGEPHAEINALVAAGTAAQGATAYVTLEPCSHHGRTPPCAEALIKAGIAKVVTAMTDPNPLVAGRGSALLEQAGIEVQTGLMEAEAKALNIGFVARHTRKRPWVRVKIAASLDGKTALGNGSSQWITSEAARRDGHRFRARSCAIMTGIGTILADDPQLIVRHVETFRQPLRVVVDSRLEIPLDAKALRGEGELVFAAAASEGKITALRDVGAHSIVMPDKNENVDLVKMMQTLADFEINEVMVEAGSKLSGALISAGLVDELVIYFAPCLIGDVARGMLQLPELTDLADKRALTIHDLRMVGPDIRVIARIP, from the coding sequence ATGAGGCCTCATATGTTCGCGCCGGCCGATCATGCCCATATGTCCCAAGCGCTGCAACTTGCCGAAAAGGGATTGTATGGCACGAGCCCTAATCCCCGCGTGGGGTGCGTGATAGTGCGCGATGGCCGTATAGTGGGCAGTGGCTGGCATGAGCGTGCCGGCGAGCCGCACGCCGAGATAAATGCTCTGGTTGCTGCCGGGACAGCCGCGCAAGGGGCGACCGCTTATGTCACACTGGAACCGTGCAGTCACCACGGGCGCACCCCGCCCTGCGCTGAAGCGCTTATCAAAGCTGGGATCGCTAAAGTAGTCACCGCCATGACAGACCCGAATCCCCTGGTAGCCGGTAGGGGTAGCGCGTTATTGGAGCAGGCCGGAATAGAAGTGCAAACAGGGTTGATGGAAGCGGAAGCCAAAGCGCTCAATATCGGTTTTGTCGCGCGTCATACGCGCAAGCGCCCGTGGGTCCGGGTGAAAATTGCGGCGAGCCTCGATGGCAAGACGGCACTCGGTAACGGTAGCAGCCAGTGGATTACAAGCGAGGCAGCAAGACGCGATGGTCACCGGTTTCGTGCTCGCTCTTGCGCCATCATGACCGGCATCGGCACCATACTGGCGGACGATCCGCAGCTTATCGTACGCCACGTGGAAACATTCAGGCAACCTTTGCGCGTGGTCGTGGATAGCCGCCTGGAGATTCCCCTAGACGCCAAGGCGTTACGCGGCGAGGGCGAGCTGGTATTTGCCGCTGCCGCCAGCGAGGGAAAAATTACTGCATTGCGTGATGTGGGCGCCCATTCCATTGTAATGCCGGACAAAAATGAGAATGTCGATCTCGTGAAAATGATGCAGACACTCGCGGATTTTGAGATCAATGAAGTGATGGTTGAGGCGGGCAGCAAATTGAGTGGTGCACTCATCAGCGCGGGTTTGGTGGATGAGCTGGTGATTTATTTCGCACCGTGCCTGATCGGCGACGTGGCGCGGGGCATGCTGCAACTGCCGGAATTAACGGATCTCGCGGACAAGCGCGCGCTCACGATTCACGACTTGCGCATGGTGGGACCGGATATTCGCGTCATCGCCCGTATCCCATAA
- a CDS encoding response regulator transcription factor: MTDMTPLPAMEADDHPTLLIVDDDATFCGVLAGAMAKRGFDVTCAHTVEQALECAEACTPEYAVIDLRLPGTSGLTLVEKLKALDPGTRIVMLTGYASIATAVEAIKLGATHYLAKPVDVDEIMLAFERTSGDADVPISAHPLSVNRLEWEYIQRVLTENKGNVSVTARALNMHRRTLQRKLTKNPAKT, translated from the coding sequence ATGACCGATATGACACCCCTCCCGGCAATGGAAGCCGATGATCATCCGACTTTGCTTATTGTCGATGATGATGCCACTTTTTGTGGCGTGCTCGCTGGCGCCATGGCAAAACGGGGCTTCGACGTAACGTGTGCACACACGGTGGAGCAGGCGCTGGAATGCGCCGAGGCTTGCACGCCTGAATATGCGGTTATCGATCTCAGGCTGCCGGGTACTTCCGGGTTAACCTTGGTTGAAAAATTAAAAGCGCTTGATCCCGGAACCCGGATTGTCATGTTGACGGGTTATGCCAGCATCGCTACAGCCGTAGAAGCGATCAAACTCGGCGCCACGCACTATCTTGCGAAACCCGTTGACGTCGATGAAATCATGCTTGCGTTTGAACGCACCTCGGGTGATGCGGATGTGCCGATCAGCGCACATCCGTTGTCGGTAAACCGGCTTGAATGGGAGTATATACAGCGCGTATTAACTGAAAACAAGGGGAATGTTTCCGTTACGGCAAGAGCACTCAACATGCACCGCCGCACGCTGCAACGCAAGCTTACCAAAAATCCCGCGAAAACGTGA